The genomic DNA AATATTCTTTGATTTATTACAAGATCTAGAAGAAAAAGAGTACCAATTAAATTGGATCACACGTTCTCCTCGTTTCTTTCCTCTTGAATACTCTAAGCTAACACTGGAAATGACTTCCCCAGAATATGTAGATTATTTTTATAATTTACCTGCTAAGAAAAGGGATGATTTAATAAAAAATCAAAAACATTTATATAAAGGTATCAATCAAGATTTAATAGGTGCGATTCATGATGCATTATATGCGAAAAGAGTAGTTTCTAAAGAACCTTTAAAAGTTTCATTACGTACGAATACAGAGTTGAAAGAGGCACAACTGCATAATGATGATACGATCCATTTAGAATTGCATCAAATAGAACAGGATAAATACTTTAAGGTAGCCACAAAAGGTTTGGTATTGGCTACAGGGTATCATTACGAGTTGCCTGAGTTTTTAAAAGGAATTTCAAATAGAATCCGATGGGATGATCAAAATAGGTTTGACGTTCAGAGAAATTACAGTATTGATAAGGGCAATAATGAAATTTTTGTACAAAACGCAGAGTTGCATACTCATGGCTTTGTAACGCCTGATTTAGGAATGGTTGCCTACAGAAATTCATATATCATTAAGGAGATAACAGGAGTAGAGCATTATCCAATAGAGAAAAGGATAGCTTTCCAACAATTTGAAGTAACTGAAGAAGAGGAAATCAAATTAAATGCTTTTGCATAAAATGAAGCTGAAAACATTTTTGATACTGATGACTTTGGTTGCTGTTATAAGTGATTACTTATTGCACCCATTTTATCCACAATTTTTTGAGATCCGTTTTGGCATAACTGACCCTAAAACGATAGGCTATTATTTTGCAGCAATTTGTTTTATGGTAATGATTGCTTTTCCTTTTTGGGCATATATTTCAAGAAAGATATCTGAGCTTAATATTTTAGTATATACTCAAGCAGTGGCGGGTGTTTTGGCATTGTACTGTTATTGTACTAGCTCGTATGTTAATTTTTGGATAGTGTCATTGATAATGGTAATTTTTAAAGGGAGTTACTTATTGGTGTACCCATATATTCTAAAAATAATAACGAAGAAAGAGCAACCAAGTACTATTGGTTTGTTGTCGGTTGTAGTTCATTTAGGAGGTATTTTAGGAGCTGTAATAGGAGGGGTAACTGTTGACTATATTAACCCGAGTAGCATTTTTTTAATTATGGCAGCAGGTGATTTTATTCAA from Tenacibaculum maritimum NCIMB 2154 includes the following:
- a CDS encoding lysine N(6)-hydroxylase/L-ornithine N(5)-oxygenase family protein, with the translated sequence MKENTVVDFIAIGVGPFNLGLACLTAPIKEVTGIFLDKQEKFNWHPGMLLEDTTLQVPFMADLVTLADPTSPFSFLNYIKEQGRMYSFYIRENFLLLRNEYNHYCQWAIEKLPNVYFNTEVTHIAYEVKEELYIVTSVCTKTEKVKVYKAKKIILGTGTHPYIPECCKKLKGKAVHSSQYLDHKKELQQKEEITILGSGQSAAEIFFDLLQDLEEKEYQLNWITRSPRFFPLEYSKLTLEMTSPEYVDYFYNLPAKKRDDLIKNQKHLYKGINQDLIGAIHDALYAKRVVSKEPLKVSLRTNTELKEAQLHNDDTIHLELHQIEQDKYFKVATKGLVLATGYHYELPEFLKGISNRIRWDDQNRFDVQRNYSIDKGNNEIFVQNAELHTHGFVTPDLGMVAYRNSYIIKEITGVEHYPIEKRIAFQQFEVTEEEEIKLNAFA